The genomic stretch TAATAACCTTTAGAACTTTCTAGAAATACAGTGGTGCTGTGTGTATCTAGCTACCCAATATGTCAGCCTGCTGAAGTCACAACCAGCCGGAGGACATTGCTCATAAAACTGACACCactttagttagttagttatatTATAACCTTTTTGGACACTAGAAGTATATTTCTATGGTTAATTTCGGTTAATGCTACCGTGAAAGTACGTTTATTTTAGTTGTAAAATTGCCACTGTCCGCCAAGGCAGTCCGACAAAGATACAAGCACCCGTCCCTAAACCACCCCAAAGCAATATGTcatgaattaaaaatattacaactCAAATTCGTCCtatcattttataaaaagaaagctTCAAGAAACTCCTTGAAGTTTCTACAAAGTTGTGTGGAAATGTATTGCTTACAGTCCCAGCAATAATCACCATTAATTACATTGTTTGACATCAGGAACTAGTTATACAATCAACAGTTTCAGCTGCAGGTGTCTGCCTTTTAAGCGATTTTTAAGAActataaattcaattcaattttattcatagtatcaaatctGAAAGAGGTATctcaaggcaaggcagctttatttgtttagcacatttcagcaacaagacaattcaaagtgctttacataaatacagtgaaaaacaattacaaattacagtgcagtataagaaattaaacattaaagaaatgagcaccatttaaagaaaggagTTTGTTCCTGGGAGTAAAAAccgaacgctgcttccccctgtttaggtctgactctggggacagaaaatagacctgtcccagaccacctgagaggtctgggggggtcgtagtgtagtagaagatcagaaatgtattttggccctaaaccgtttaaTGTTAAATTAGCAAAAGTATTtggaaatcaattctttgaggaaCAGGAAGCCAGTGGAAGGagttcagaactggagtgacagacactttacagatagagtagctCTAGagcacactataatttacaaagacccacaaattccagtaattcccccaagagcaagcattacTACAAGCACGTTTTCAAGAATGTTGAAGAACTGATCAGAACTATAAGGGGATTTTGATTGAATCATTCAAGGCTTTCTTCTCCAAGACTGACACGGTTCCTTGTTTTGCTTTGCCTCAGAGCATACTGGCCTCTCTGGAGACACATATTTACTTAATATTAATACAAGTCACTGGTGACCTCGGTAAAAACCATAGTCTCCTTAATCCACGCTGGCAGATTTGTGAGGAGTTCTTCGTAGTAATACATGGTGTTCTCATACTGAGATGTAAGGCGTGTGACGCATCGGCTTACAGGATGGTCGTGACAAGTTAACTGGCAGTTTCTTACACATATAACTAGTTCTGTAAATGCCAGAAAATGCACTTACAGGTAGTGATTACAGCAATTTCTTAATCTTATCTGCCACTGTTTGCCATGCTAGAATAGTATCGGCTCCAGCACTGTGCATTCTTACCACATATCAACCATGTCTATGCGTGTGTGAATCCATTGGGACTTAGTGATTGTATGTGGAGGTTTCCAGCGTAAAGCCAGCATCTTCTTGGCAGTGATGGCTGTTAAGAGCATACGTCTTTTCCAACCTGTCATCTTTAGTGAGGAGGTATCATGATAAAGTAGCACAGACCTCACCCTAAAAAAGCCTCATGTCCTTGCCTTCCCATACATATGCATGTATGAGCCTATAAGTCCATCTGAGCACAGGGTGCAGATTGGAGATGTTGTCTATGTCCTGTGTATATGAGTGAAATGGATCTGTTGATAGTCTGggtttttagaagaaaaaacaaacgaGGACCAAATCTTATCCCAATCCAGTGAATCACCTTCGCTGTAGTCCTAGTGTGTTAGtatttctatctttttctaGCAGTGAGTAGCTAAATAGGAGCAAACATCCAgcccaaaatgaaaatgatctcATGCTTCATTTGCACTCTTTGCAGTAGGCAAATTAAACCTTCACGAATGTATCTTTGGTCGTGACTCCTCATTAAAAATTCCCACTTATCCTCTGAAACGTTTCAGTGATAAATGATAAAGGGGCCGACAGTGAAGTAACTCCCATGGTATGTCCACTGTCCATTTCTATTAATTTTTGTAACTTGCTCTAGGCAACAGTGCAACAAGTTAAACGCCCAACATTTAGAACTTAAATTGGATTTCACATGCAGTAGCATTTCTcatgaaaaatgtctttctaTGCAAGCGGAGTGTCTCAGCAGGGGTTTCCCTTAGAGCAGTGCCTCACTGAGTTTTCTAGAGAGATGTTCAGACATGGTTGTGTTGCtgtttattgattaaaaaaatcaagatcAAATGCTTAAAGTCGACCAAGTTAAGTAATGCATGCTACCTTCTCTACAGGAGTTGACTCAGCAGGTAGAGAGCTTGATTTAGGGGTATGTCTCTGGTTGGTTGGCAAGTCTGCCGGGGCGTGGTCTGACATGCTTCTTACTCTGTTGCTTGTCATGCTGCTAGTCAGCAGCTGTTGAGCTGCTTCTTTTTAGCAGTTCAGAcccatttcataaaaaaatagtgTCTTTACAGTGCTGTGGAAagaataaaatagttttttggtCGATTCTCCAGATTGAAGATGAAGCTCAGCGTGCCACTTCTACTCCTGGTCCTGCTCTCTGTCACAGGACTGTGCCGAGCCCAGGTCAGGACCTCTCTCCTGGATTTGACCAACAACATGTGGAGCATCCTTCCCAGTCTCAGCCGGCCAGCAAACCACAGCCGCATCTTCTATGCAGTGATGTTTGATGCAGGGAGCACAGGGACACGCATCCACATCTACACCTTCATCCAGAGTGACTCAGGTAATATTGGACAGACTACTCTGAGCTACTCAGTagctttcctcttctctttttctaatGTTATCATACCAGCATCCAGGGTGAGAGGCAGTTTAAATCACATGTGTATTAACTTCACCAAGTGCGTCATGTCATGTATTTACATGGCCGGAGATCAACTGATTTCCAATGCAAACAGCATAGTAACCCACTGGTTTGCAGGCCTCCTTTCTTCAGCTTTCCCTCTATCCTCACAGCCTCTCTCTTCTGTAAACCTGTACATTTTCACCTCACGGGACATAGGTGATACTCAACTTCATTTCAGAAATAATCCTATTTTGTCAGATATTCAGCAAATGTATGCTAAGAAGATTAAAGCCTCTTAATGCTTTTAATAGCTGCGGCATATTTGATGTGGGCTGATCTTGTGTCTTTTAGAGCTGCCTGTTTTGGACAATGAGATGTTCCATTCCATAAAGCCTGGTCTGTCAGCATATGCTGACTCCCCTGAAATGGTGAGTTCATTGTCAAATCTAATCAATTATGTTAAGTCAAAGGAAAAGGTCAGCCGGCTCTACGTTGTATTCAGAAACACTGCCCGTAGCCCCCCTCTGCAGAAAAGCCCATTGCTAATGAAAGTAAGTAGGAAGCGAGAAaagcaaaatgacaaaacaagtgAATATTCAGCAGCCCGACACGTACCACTGTTGTCAAAAGACAGTTCTGAgcatttgtgtctgtttttaaaggctggACACACAGTGAGGATGTTGTTGAAGGTGGCCAAGAAGACTGTGCCCCGGCTGGAGTGGAAGAGAACTCCTCTGGTTCTCCGAGCCACAGCCGGACTTCGGCTGCTGGCTGCAGAGAAAGCCCGGCTTCTTCTGAAGCAGGTAAAAGAGTGCGTTGGTACTGAGGCCTGACACACTGTTAAGACCTCTGTAACGTagagtgcagttttttttctcataaggGAGTTGTTTGGTGCTACATTATCTGACACCTTCTGGGGAAAGTTCAACCATTTATCCAGGGAAGGAGCAGGCAGAAGGGGACAGAACATTTTCAGCGTTATGGCAGGTGATACATAGACAAGAGGAAAAGTATTGTTATCAGAGTGGTGTGAGCTTAGTGTGGAAGGCTCTTGTGGAGGGGATAAGATGGTAATGGATGGCCCTGGGGCACCTTGGAAGATAAAtgagactttattaatccccctGAAGGAATTTTTTAATCCCTTCAAGCGGAGGACATTTCTGTATGAGCTACCAAATACAGGAGATACCATTAAGACCATTtctctgctgcttttcttggtgccctcattctctctctctctctctctctctctctctcttgctcaatCTGCctatcttcctcttcttccatAGGTTCAACATGTGTTTGATGAATCTCCTTTTTTGGTCCCAGACAACAGCGTCAGCGTAATGAACGGCACAAATGAAGGTAACGTCTGCCCACCCTCTGCCCCGACAAGCAACCCATTCGTCAGGTTCTTTCTGTAGCACTTTGTAGGTGGCCTCACTGATCCTCCTGCCCTACTTTATGTGTGCTGTGCAATTTCCATGAGGCCTCTTTTGTTGACTGCAGACTTTCGACTAAATCGCAGCAGATTATTGCTGTCGTTTGTGATGATGTTTAAGAAAATCAAATTACTCTTCGCCACAAAGGTGTTGTGAACTTAAGTCTGTAATTATATGGTGAAAAATTGTTATTGTCTGTTGTGCCACAGTATAATTGATTTGTCAGCATTTCAACCTTGTTAATAGAATTATAGTTCTTACTCCTGTGTTTGCACTATGTTTGTGTATGCTGTAACTATTGTTATTTCTGTGAAAATTTGTCGTCAGCTTTTCTAAAAATACCTTGTGCCTTCCAGCTGAAATGTCTGTTTTCGGTTTCTCATGTCTTTAATGCAGGAATCCTGGCTTGGATATCTTTGAACTATCTGACAGGTGAGTACTGTAAACTCGCGTCCAAATTGAACTTAATGTCTGAAACTATCATGGTGTCTTATTATAGACCCTGCTTCACAAATACAGGCTGAATGCTTACAAATATGATTCCGTTGCCTCAAGGGAGTAGCTCTGATCATTATCAGCCTCCGCATCTGAATTTATTATACTTATGGTTTGCATATTCTGTGTCAAATAGGCCTTTTGAAGATAGTATCTAAGGTATAACTGATTAGCGCCTCTCTGTTGTGGCTGCTGGGTTAAAGATGGAAATGTTTCCAGGTCACCTGAATGCACATACCAAGAAGACAGTGGGAATCTTGGATCTGGGTGGAGGATCCACGCAGATCACCTTCCTGCCAAAGCTGAGGGTCAGTCATTCGACGGCATTCTTAGAGCTAAACTGTTAAGGGATAAGTAGCTCACTACATATCCTTTTATATTTCACTGTAGAAAACCATTGAAAGTGTTCCTGTTGCTGATTACGTTGCCAGATTTGACATCTTTAACTCAACATTTGAACTGTACACTTACAGGTAACAGATTTGATAATGAATGCTTGTTTAATTAAACACCGTAATCCTACATTCGAATTATATCTGATTGCATCAAATCATCTGGTTTAATCTCTTTTCGAGGTCATTTCTATATGTTTTTCAATTTGCTTTTGGTATTGACTATGTTACAAATACTAGTGACTTTGTTGTTGTAACTTCAAGTGTTTTTAATTGGGAAAGCCTCTATTGTCTGCTTAGTCAGTAGATTGTGTATAATAGGAAGACCCCATTTGTTTGGCCTATTTTCAGAAGAACTTGCTTGTTACATACACTCTGTTGTAACAACAGAACTCTGTTCCTGGTTGGTTTTGTAACTGTATCACAATCCCTTGACTTCATCCAGCTACCTTGGAAATGGATTGATGGCAGCGCGACTGGCCACACTGGGCGCTTTGGGTGCAGAAGGTACTGAACACAAGCAAGAGTGGccattagctgtgtgtgtgtgtgtgtgtctgaaggaCACTTAGACACACCAGTGAGTCAGTTCTCTTAGTGCTCTCTCTGGTTTTGTTACCTTCCTGCCTATTTCTCCAAATACTGAGCAATGGAtgtaatgagatttttttttaattctgggATGTAATTTCACGTCTCTCTCTCCAACAAACAATTCAAGGGAGGTCCTTAGATTAAACACCAATGGATTTTGGAGAAAATTGTGTTAGTGAGTGAGAGACCATGGTGACCTGGCGTGAAGCCGTCGAGCCAGTCAGAAGATTTAACAGGTCACGTCTGTGCTCCAACAGGGTTGGAGTGGCGGGTTTTTAAGAGTTCCTGCCTGCCAAAGAAGTTCAGGGGTGAATGGAGATTTGGAGGGCTGACCTATCAAGTGAGCGGGGACCCAGATGGTAAGATCCTATTTATACAATAAGTTTAATCAGTCTGTTGAGTcgagtaaaacaaaacaattttattgTGATGAGGTACAACCCAGGATATTCAGACCACAAACATCCAGAGTAAATCAGAGTATGTGATAGATTTGAGCGAATACAAAACTGAACCAAATATCTGCAGTGTTATGGTTCTAAAGCCCATTAGAATGGACTTAGTTGAATTTAGCATAATTTCATAATGCTGTTTCAGTATATAATGCATAATTTACATCgctgtttttgttcctttccaGGTAATGCGGGGTACAAGCTTTGTTATCAAGAAGTACTTACAGTGGTGAAGGGGATAATTCATCAGCCGTACGAGCTCGAAGACAGCAACGTGTTCTATGCATTCTCCTATTACTTTGACAGAGCTGTGGATGCAGGCCTTATCGgttggtacacacacacacaccctctgtACACACCTTACATAATTATACAGACCCAGCAGGTTGTTATTACCCATGCGAATGCAAGACGGAGGCAGGGAAATGTGAGTCATCTGCACTTGTCTGGGGATTTGTCGAACTAAAGGTGTGTAGCTATTAGAGAAATTGCTATCCTTTGCCAGTCCAAGCTGAACGGGCACACGCTCTATTATTAGTATCATGGAAGTGTGCAGGTACATGTGCTCTCTTAATGAATGGTATAGCATTAGAAATGTGACCCCAATCACTTCCTGTTGCAGATGGGGTCCAAGGAGGGATGCTGGAGGTCAGAGACTTTAAGAAAAGAGCTAAAGAGGGTGAGATGGGGAAAGCAATGCATCCTCACTATGACAGATCTGCAGCTTCCATGTACTTGACACACAGTGTGCATCTCAGTAGCCTTGTCCTCGCTGCTATCTGAAGTTCTGCCCTCATGCTATCAGACACTTGAGTGcccctttttttctgctcagTGTGCAATAAGATGACCAAGTACCCTCCTACCAGTTCTTTCCTGTGTATGGACCTGACCTACATCACTTGTCTGCTCAAGGATGGATTTGGCTTCAAGGAGAGGACTGTGCTGCAGGTGAGCCTTACGCAACCCAATCTACAGGGTTTGTGGCATTGCTTTCATGGAGGCAACAGACGgaatattttttcaaacactTGCAAATGCATTATGAAATGAACTACTAGTGTCAGAATTGGCGAAGCTCAGACTTAGTTGTATGAGTCATAAACTTACATAAAGTAACGAGCTTGGCAACATTTAAAATAGCCTCAATTAGTATTTGTTAGCATCATTAGATAAGGAGACCATGGCATTGATGGCTATGAGTTATCCTTTTCTGTCATCCtacatttgcaaaaaacaaatcgtgatttttttttttatgtctagtTCACACTTTGACATAATAACCTAAAGAAGTGATGCCCCATATCTCAAAAACAGGAGCACAACTCATGCTAAAGGAAAGAATCTTCACAAAAActgttaactttttttatttcaataaatataaaaggcaTTTGAGTGATTtggttttttcccccctcctAGTTGACCAAGAAAGTGAACAACGTGGAGGCAAGCTGGGCATTGGGTGCCACGTTGGACCACTTCCACAACCTGAAGATCCACTAGGAAGGGAGGAACAGCCACTGCTGATTTAGGTGGTGCTCAATAAGAAACACGGGTAACGTCGTGCACTTCCTTATCAACGGCCCCAGACATCTGCAGTGTTTCATAAGGAGGGAACTAACCTCACGAGTAATTCTTAATTTCTCATGAAGCAATTCTCCTCAAATATGGATGTATTGAGCTGTAAATGAGCAATATGTTTCCTACGCGGAGAACAAGTGAAGCACTGGAGGTTGACAGAGTGAAAGATGTTACCAATAACACTCAGTTACTACCACTTTGGGCATTACTGGATAcattatttgttgtttaatgttttaacatGGTGGCCTGGCTTGTTAAACTGGTTGAGCTGTGGCCAGTGTTTACATACAGCAATGTGACAGACGGTGCTCCGCTAGTTCTAGTATCAAGTGTTTGCTAGTTATAATAAGGATAATGGGGTATACACACACGTCTGgtacatttaaatttgacagTCGATCATATCAGCCATTGACGTTATACAAAATAAGTGGCACTCATTTTCCGTTAGAGAATATCATCAATGCATTTCAACCTCAGACTGCTGTTTACAATGTTAATGCACATAACACATGATCATTATATTTTCATAAACTTTTAACCCGTCTCAGTATTTCTTTGGGAGTATTTTTCAAAaactagagaaaaaaaaagtcatttgtaCAAACTTTGCCAATAAAACAATCATCAGTTGCTAATTACAAATATCTACAAGGGTCAAAGTCAACAACTCATCCCTTTACAAATGAGAGGACTACGTTTAGTCCAGCGCTGCTGAAAAAGGCAGCGGGTGACATTTTTCATAACGGCAGACTACAGCAGCGCCACCACATCTTCTCCATATGCATGGTCTTCTGTCGTCATGGTCACCAGTTCATGTGGCTGAGAGAGAACAACCACCGAGTCTGCAGAGCCTGGAGGGGACACAAAGACAAGTTCCAAGAGAAACTACCAGTGAACATGACTGCTGTCTAAAAGTGAGACTCCTGTCAATCTGTGCGTACCTACAGTCATTAGGAGACAAAGCACCTTTCAGGGCCAAAACTCTACTGGAACTTTTGTCCTCGAGTTTCTGCAAGCTCTCACCTGGTGCTGCCTTTTGATACTGACAGGCCAATTTAGGAAGCTGAAGGCCATGTACAGACCCGTGTAATACTGAGCTTATAAAGTATTCAGTCCAAGTGGGTCACTACTTATTTTCAGGCATTATATATGAACTTTGAGCTCTAACAAATGGGAACAATTTCTAACAATTGTGTTAAAATCAATAGATATGTGCTGAATATcccaaaatgtacaaaacaataataaataaccaTTTAGCCATAGGCATATTGTAGTACTTGggtggacaaaaacacagtaaataataatgaaGTAGAGAGctgtgtttgccattttgttgAGACAGCCAGAGGTGTTGACTGAGCTCTCTTTTGAAGTGTTGTTACAAAAAATACTCTATTACTCATAGAAAACCCTATCGGAGAATATCaatcaaaaaaatgacaataagtTAAAAGAAATAAGTATGAGAAacactacaactactactaatACCACCAATGTAAATTCCAAGTGTATATCGGAGAAAGAGCCTAGAATATTATGTATAAGCACTGCACATATAGTATAATATTAAAACCTTGTATGAACACTTCAGCATCAAAACATTTGACAGCATTAGACCAATAATCGGCTGATTTAGAATCTGCACCATGCTACGCTCCAGTTATAAAATCTCCACAACATTTTTGTAAGGAATGATCCGAGACTTGAATCAGTAGATCAGAGTTGGGTTAGAACCaacttttcagaaaaacaattttAGCAAGAACTAAAACCGAGACAGTACTGACTGCGGTTCCTTAAAGGTTCCACaacatggtgttctttggatgcttttatatagaccttagtggtcccctaatactgtatctgaagtctcttatatagaccttagtggtcccctaatactgtatctgaagtctcttatatagaccttagtggtcccctaatactgtatctgaagtctctttatataga from Etheostoma cragini isolate CJK2018 chromosome 18, CSU_Ecrag_1.0, whole genome shotgun sequence encodes the following:
- the LOC117961343 gene encoding ectonucleoside triphosphate diphosphohydrolase 5-like, giving the protein MKLSVPLLLLVLLSVTGLCRAQVRTSLLDLTNNMWSILPSLSRPANHSRIFYAVMFDAGSTGTRIHIYTFIQSDSELPVLDNEMFHSIKPGLSAYADSPEMAGHTVRMLLKVAKKTVPRLEWKRTPLVLRATAGLRLLAAEKARLLLKQVQHVFDESPFLVPDNSVSVMNGTNEGILAWISLNYLTGHLNAHTKKTVGILDLGGGSTQITFLPKLRKTIESVPVADYVARFDIFNSTFELYTYSYLGNGLMAARLATLGALGAEGLEWRVFKSSCLPKKFRGEWRFGGLTYQVSGDPDGNAGYKLCYQEVLTVVKGIIHQPYELEDSNVFYAFSYYFDRAVDAGLIDGVQGGMLEVRDFKKRAKEVCNKMTKYPPTSSFLCMDLTYITCLLKDGFGFKERTVLQLTKKVNNVEASWALGATLDHFHNLKIH